One segment of Pandoraea pnomenusa DNA contains the following:
- a CDS encoding FAD-dependent oxidoreductase, whose translation MSAPISHPDIAILGGGLSGRLLAWQLIRGGARVALYERGDADGSSAAGWVAAAMLAPLAEAAVAEPSIVEMGAVGLERWPGLIDGLPEPVFFQRNGTLVVWHQPDRAESVMFDRRMRANAPPALLRGGVERLAGPQLGEVEPALAGRFQEGWLLPNEGQLDNRQLLRALAAGLAKAGAELHWHTEIAEGAYPQAGLVIDCRGLGARTALTQLRGVRGEVARIHAPGIGLRRPVRLLHPRYPIYIAPKENDLYVIGATELESEDMSPMTVRSALELLSAAHSLNPAFGEARIVELNVNCRPALPDHLPRVQWDGARLMRVNGLYRHGYLLAPAVTGEACALAQALMQTTSAPSGQAFDWETWRASRPWPDLFRQA comes from the coding sequence ATCGCCATTCTGGGCGGCGGCCTGTCCGGTCGTCTGCTCGCCTGGCAGTTGATTCGTGGGGGCGCGCGCGTCGCGCTGTACGAACGCGGCGATGCCGACGGTTCGAGCGCGGCGGGTTGGGTGGCCGCCGCCATGCTCGCGCCGCTGGCCGAAGCGGCCGTGGCCGAGCCGAGCATCGTCGAGATGGGAGCCGTCGGCCTGGAGCGCTGGCCGGGGCTCATCGACGGCCTGCCCGAGCCCGTGTTCTTCCAGCGCAACGGCACACTGGTCGTGTGGCATCAGCCCGATCGCGCCGAATCCGTGATGTTCGACCGCCGCATGCGCGCGAACGCGCCGCCGGCCCTGCTGCGCGGCGGCGTGGAGCGGCTGGCCGGGCCGCAGTTGGGCGAGGTCGAGCCGGCGCTGGCCGGTCGTTTTCAGGAAGGTTGGCTGTTGCCCAACGAAGGGCAGCTCGACAACCGTCAACTGCTGCGCGCGCTGGCGGCTGGCCTGGCAAAGGCCGGGGCGGAACTGCACTGGCATACCGAGATCGCCGAGGGCGCGTATCCGCAGGCGGGGCTCGTCATCGATTGCCGCGGGCTCGGTGCGCGTACAGCATTGACGCAACTGCGCGGCGTTCGCGGTGAAGTGGCGCGCATTCACGCGCCGGGCATCGGGCTGCGGCGACCGGTACGCCTGCTGCACCCGCGCTATCCGATCTATATCGCGCCAAAGGAAAACGATCTGTACGTGATTGGCGCGACCGAGCTGGAATCGGAGGACATGTCACCGATGACCGTACGCTCGGCGCTCGAGCTGCTGTCGGCGGCGCATTCGCTGAACCCGGCATTCGGCGAGGCGCGCATCGTGGAACTCAATGTGAACTGTCGCCCGGCGCTGCCGGACCATCTGCCCCGCGTGCAGTGGGACGGCGCCCGGCTGATGCGCGTGAACGGACTTTACCGTCACGGCTATCTGCTCGCGCCTGCGGTGACGGGAGAGGCTTGCGCGCTGGCACAGGCATTGATGCAAACAACGAGCGCGCCGTCGGGGCAGGCGTTCGACTGGGAGACGTGGCGAGCGAGCCGGCCGTGGCCGGACCTGTTCCGCCAGGCATGA
- the thiS gene encoding sulfur carrier protein ThiS translates to MDIHINQQTLSVAETATLAEALNAYGAKPPFAAAINGQFVPKTQYTARVLAQGDKIDVVQPVAGG, encoded by the coding sequence ATGGATATCCATATCAATCAACAGACACTGAGCGTGGCCGAGACCGCGACGTTGGCCGAGGCGTTGAACGCCTATGGCGCGAAGCCGCCGTTTGCGGCGGCTATCAACGGACAATTCGTGCCCAAGACGCAATACACCGCGCGCGTGCTCGCGCAGGGCGACAAGATCGACGTTGTGCAACCGGTCGCCGGAGGCTGA
- a CDS encoding thiazole synthase → MNAFTESANVAAGSARDALTLYDTRFGSRFLLGTARYPSLQALNDSIDAARPGMVTVALRRQLSGTGAQASEGHFWETLRRLAVPVLPNTAGCHSVQEAVTTAQMAREVFETDWIKLELIGDDYTLQPDPFGLVTAAEQLIRDGFKVLPYCTEDLVLCRRLLDVGCQALMPWGAPIGTGKGVINPYGLRLLRDRLPDTPLIVDAGLGLPSHACQVMEWGYDGVLLNTAVALAAQPVEMAGAFAAAIRAGRAAWLAGPMAERESAQASTPVVGVPFWHQTGA, encoded by the coding sequence ATGAACGCATTCACCGAATCCGCCAACGTGGCGGCCGGCAGCGCGCGAGACGCGCTCACGCTCTACGACACCCGTTTCGGCAGCCGTTTCCTGCTGGGCACCGCCCGTTATCCGTCGCTGCAGGCGCTCAACGACTCGATCGACGCCGCCCGGCCGGGCATGGTCACGGTGGCATTGCGCCGCCAGTTGTCGGGCACGGGCGCACAGGCGTCGGAAGGGCATTTCTGGGAGACGCTGCGCCGCCTCGCGGTGCCGGTGCTGCCCAACACCGCCGGCTGCCATTCGGTGCAGGAAGCGGTGACAACGGCGCAAATGGCGCGCGAAGTCTTCGAGACCGACTGGATCAAGCTCGAACTCATTGGCGACGACTACACGCTCCAGCCCGATCCGTTCGGCCTGGTGACGGCCGCCGAACAACTGATTCGCGACGGCTTCAAGGTGCTGCCCTACTGCACGGAGGATCTGGTGCTCTGCCGCCGTTTGCTCGACGTGGGCTGCCAGGCGCTCATGCCGTGGGGCGCGCCCATCGGCACGGGCAAGGGCGTGATCAATCCTTACGGCCTGCGCCTGCTGCGCGACCGCCTGCCGGACACGCCGCTCATCGTCGACGCCGGCCTCGGCCTGCCGTCGCACGCGTGCCAGGTGATGGAGTGGGGCTACGATGGCGTATTGCTCAACACGGCCGTGGCGCTCGCCGCGCAACCTGTGGAGATGGCCGGCGCGTTCGCCGCCGCGATCCGGGCAGGCCGCGCCGCGTGGCTCGCCGGACCGATGGCCGAGCGCGAGAGTGCGCAGGCCAGCACGCCGGTCGTGGGCGTGCCGTTCTGGCATCAGACGGGCGCCTGA
- a CDS encoding thiamine phosphate synthase: protein MTTHSGAAAPSHDLHLSNVRCLPDDAPLAMAWQQAAAQIRARLAPWPDDASAPRWRLHAQTPASAGKGDVIWWPMSSAQTPGTAALMQRDAWRAAGAVVLDSRALAAGRAEDTLYTSDTIYRVAGVDDPAFFPAFAAFLDCGFMPQDALVLARAWRTDGSHAHAEDAGTLGAWPTRLETFPEVLGQVPSPGRFPGCPKRLGLYPVLPNAEWCERMADLQVGTVQLRIKDPAHPALGSDIERTVAAARRVTHDSAWFINDHWREAARAQAYGVHLGQEDMAALSAGEVAELHASGMRLGISTHGYYEILAAHHFQPSYLAVGAVFPTTTKVIATAPQGLAKLARYVKLIAPHYPLVAIGGIDAANLAQVLDTGVGSTAVVRAVTQAADVAAAVKEMQAEFARRD, encoded by the coding sequence ATGACGACGCACTCCGGCGCCGCCGCACCCTCGCACGACTTGCACCTCTCGAACGTGCGATGCCTGCCCGACGATGCACCGCTGGCCATGGCCTGGCAGCAGGCCGCGGCGCAAATTCGCGCGCGGCTCGCGCCATGGCCCGACGACGCCTCGGCGCCCCGCTGGCGCCTGCATGCGCAAACGCCGGCAAGTGCGGGCAAGGGCGACGTGATCTGGTGGCCGATGTCGTCGGCGCAAACGCCGGGCACGGCGGCGCTGATGCAACGCGATGCCTGGCGCGCGGCGGGCGCCGTGGTGCTCGACTCACGGGCGTTGGCCGCAGGTCGTGCCGAGGATACTTTGTATACGTCCGATACGATCTATCGGGTGGCCGGCGTGGACGATCCGGCCTTCTTCCCGGCGTTTGCGGCGTTTCTCGACTGTGGTTTCATGCCGCAGGACGCGCTCGTACTCGCGCGTGCCTGGCGTACCGACGGCAGCCACGCCCATGCGGAGGATGCCGGCACGCTGGGCGCGTGGCCGACCCGTCTCGAAACGTTCCCGGAAGTCCTCGGGCAAGTGCCGTCGCCGGGCCGCTTTCCGGGCTGCCCCAAGCGACTGGGACTCTATCCCGTGCTGCCGAACGCCGAATGGTGCGAGCGCATGGCCGACCTTCAGGTGGGTACCGTGCAATTGCGCATCAAGGATCCGGCGCACCCCGCGCTGGGCTCGGACATCGAGCGTACGGTCGCCGCTGCCCGACGGGTGACGCACGACAGTGCGTGGTTCATCAACGACCATTGGCGCGAAGCCGCCCGCGCGCAGGCGTACGGGGTGCATCTCGGCCAGGAGGACATGGCGGCGCTGTCGGCCGGCGAAGTGGCCGAACTGCACGCCAGCGGCATGCGGCTGGGCATCAGCACGCATGGCTATTACGAGATTCTCGCTGCGCATCATTTCCAGCCGAGCTATCTCGCCGTGGGCGCCGTATTTCCCACCACGACGAAGGTGATCGCGACGGCGCCCCAGGGGCTCGCGAAGCTGGCCCGCTACGTGAAACTGATCGCGCCGCATTACCCGCTTGTCGCCATCGGTGGCATCGACGCCGCGAATCTCGCTCAGGTGCTCGACACGGGGGTGGGGTCCACTGCGGTGGTGCGCGCCGTGACGCAAGCCGCGGACGTGGCGGCGGCCGTCAAGGAAATGCAGGCCGAGTTCGCCCGGCGGGACTGA
- a CDS encoding GNAT family N-acetyltransferase, whose amino-acid sequence MPLHLPTSLHALAPSAFQIRPMRLADMAQVLAVQAEAYAEVMHESEATLASRLALSPTTCWVAVDHAPDDETSDGTRERVAGYLFTHPWCIAAPAPLDTVLDALPDAPDCWYVHDMALAPRTRGAGVARQLYAAALAVAQTLGLRSSALVAVQQSQTFWARFGYVAASDVSPSIAAKLAGYGDGAVFMTRPLPH is encoded by the coding sequence ATGCCTCTCCACCTGCCCACATCGCTCCATGCCCTTGCGCCCAGCGCGTTCCAGATTCGTCCGATGCGACTGGCCGACATGGCTCAGGTGCTGGCCGTTCAGGCCGAAGCGTATGCGGAAGTGATGCACGAGTCGGAGGCGACTTTGGCGTCGCGGCTGGCGCTCTCGCCCACCACCTGCTGGGTTGCCGTGGACCATGCGCCGGATGACGAGACGTCGGACGGTACGCGCGAGCGAGTGGCCGGCTACCTGTTCACGCACCCCTGGTGCATCGCGGCGCCTGCGCCGCTCGACACCGTTCTCGACGCACTGCCCGACGCGCCCGACTGCTGGTACGTCCACGACATGGCCCTGGCGCCCCGCACACGCGGCGCAGGCGTGGCCCGCCAGTTGTATGCCGCAGCCCTCGCGGTCGCGCAGACGCTGGGCCTGCGGTCGTCGGCGCTGGTGGCGGTGCAACAGTCGCAAACCTTCTGGGCACGCTTCGGCTATGTCGCGGCTTCGGACGTCTCGCCGTCGATCGCCGCCAAACTGGCCGGGTACGGAGACGGCGCCGTGTTCATGACGCGCCCGCTTCCGCACTGA
- a CDS encoding ABC transporter ATP-binding protein, with the protein MPTPNPENLLELRDVSFGYGERLVLSGLNMRFARGKVVGVMGGSGCGKTTVLRLIGGLVHASRGAIDFDGTDVSTLDRDGWYRLRRRMGMLFQFGALFTDMTVFENVAFPLREHTKLDETLIRDLVLMKLNAVGLRGARDMKPAEISGGMARRVALARTIALDPDLVMYDEPFTGLDPISMGITANLIRKLNDALGATSIIVSHDVSETFAIADYIYFISEGRIGAEGTPDALRASNDPTVRQFIDAQPDGPVKFQYPAPPLAEDFGIGARA; encoded by the coding sequence GTGCCTACTCCGAATCCGGAAAATCTGCTCGAATTGCGCGACGTCAGCTTCGGCTATGGCGAGCGTCTGGTGCTTTCCGGGCTGAATATGCGGTTTGCCCGCGGCAAGGTCGTCGGCGTGATGGGGGGCTCCGGCTGCGGGAAAACGACGGTGCTGCGCCTGATCGGTGGCCTCGTGCATGCGAGTCGCGGCGCCATCGACTTCGACGGCACCGACGTGTCCACGCTCGATCGCGACGGCTGGTACCGGCTGCGCCGGCGCATGGGCATGCTGTTTCAGTTCGGCGCGCTCTTTACCGACATGACGGTGTTCGAGAACGTGGCCTTCCCGCTGCGCGAACATACGAAGCTCGACGAAACGCTGATTCGCGACCTTGTGCTCATGAAGCTCAATGCGGTGGGCCTGCGCGGCGCGCGCGACATGAAGCCGGCCGAGATTTCGGGCGGCATGGCGCGGCGCGTTGCGCTGGCGCGAACGATTGCGCTGGACCCGGATCTCGTCATGTACGACGAGCCGTTCACCGGGCTCGATCCGATTTCGATGGGCATCACCGCGAACCTGATTCGCAAGCTCAATGACGCGTTGGGAGCCACGTCGATCATCGTGTCACACGATGTCTCGGAGACGTTCGCCATCGCCGACTACATCTATTTCATCAGCGAGGGCCGCATTGGCGCCGAGGGCACGCCCGACGCACTGCGCGCCTCGAACGACCCGACGGTGCGACAGTTCATCGACGCGCAACCGGACGGCCCCGTGAAGTTCCAGTATCCCGCGCCGCCGCTCGCGGAAGACTTCGGTATCGGAGCGCGTGCATGA
- the mlaE gene encoding lipid asymmetry maintenance ABC transporter permease subunit MlaE, translating into MITTIGSFVRGHVERLGYGARMFLRMLASSGPLLRRPRLVTDQIHFVGNYSFVIIAVSGLFVGFVLGLQGYYTLNKYGSEQALGLLVALSLVRELGPVVTALLFAGRAGTSLTAEIGLMKAGEQLTAMEMMAIDPIARVVAPRFWAGVIAMPILAAIFSAVGVFGGYLVGVKLIGVDTGAFWSQMQGGVDVWSDVANGVIKSIVFGIAVTFIALYQGFEAKPTPEGVSRATTRTVVQASLAVLGLDFLLTALMFS; encoded by the coding sequence ATGATCACTACCATCGGCAGTTTTGTCCGAGGCCACGTCGAACGGCTGGGCTACGGCGCCCGAATGTTCCTGCGCATGCTGGCGTCGAGCGGTCCGCTGCTGCGCCGACCGCGCCTGGTGACCGACCAGATTCATTTCGTCGGCAACTACTCGTTCGTCATCATCGCCGTGTCGGGCCTGTTCGTCGGCTTCGTGCTCGGGCTGCAGGGCTACTACACGCTCAACAAATACGGCTCGGAGCAGGCGCTGGGCCTGCTCGTCGCGCTCTCGCTGGTGCGCGAGCTCGGACCGGTGGTCACGGCGTTGCTGTTCGCGGGGCGCGCGGGCACGTCGCTCACGGCCGAAATCGGCCTGATGAAAGCAGGCGAGCAACTCACCGCCATGGAGATGATGGCAATCGATCCGATCGCCCGCGTGGTGGCGCCGCGCTTCTGGGCGGGCGTGATCGCCATGCCGATTCTGGCGGCGATTTTCTCGGCCGTCGGTGTGTTCGGCGGCTACCTCGTCGGCGTGAAGTTGATCGGCGTGGACACCGGTGCGTTCTGGTCGCAGATGCAGGGCGGCGTGGACGTGTGGTCCGATGTTGCCAACGGCGTCATCAAGAGCATCGTTTTCGGTATCGCGGTGACGTTCATCGCGCTGTATCAGGGTTTCGAAGCAAAGCCGACGCCGGAAGGCGTGTCGCGTGCGACGACGCGCACGGTGGTGCAAGCGTCGCTTGCCGTGCTCGGTCTCGACTTCCTGCTCACCGCCCTTATGTTCAGCTAA
- the mlaD gene encoding outer membrane lipid asymmetry maintenance protein MlaD codes for MKKHPLDFWVGLFVVLGFAALLFLALKAGNMSSLSFSSSYPITVRFDNIGGLKPRAPVKSAGVVVGRVASIRFDDKRYLADVTLNIESQYQFPKDSSAKILTSGLLGEQYIGLEPGGDDQMLKSGDTITLTQSAIVLENLIGQFLYNKAADAGGAQAGGASTAPAPAAPAAAAPVTQGK; via the coding sequence ATGAAAAAACACCCCCTCGACTTCTGGGTCGGCCTGTTCGTCGTTCTCGGCTTCGCCGCGCTGCTCTTCCTCGCGCTCAAGGCAGGCAACATGAGTTCGCTGTCGTTCTCGAGCTCGTACCCGATCACGGTGCGCTTCGACAATATCGGCGGGCTCAAGCCGCGCGCCCCCGTCAAGAGCGCGGGTGTGGTGGTGGGCCGCGTGGCGTCGATCCGGTTCGACGACAAGCGTTATCTGGCCGACGTGACGCTCAACATCGAGTCGCAGTACCAGTTCCCGAAGGACTCGTCGGCGAAGATCCTGACATCGGGCCTGCTCGGCGAGCAGTACATCGGGCTGGAGCCCGGCGGCGACGATCAGATGCTCAAGAGCGGTGATACGATCACGCTCACGCAATCCGCGATCGTGCTGGAAAACCTGATCGGTCAGTTCCTGTACAACAAGGCGGCGGATGCCGGTGGCGCCCAGGCGGGCGGTGCATCGACGGCTCCGGCACCGGCCGCCCCCGCGGCTGCAGCACCGGTAACCCAAGGAAAATAA
- a CDS encoding MlaA family lipoprotein produces the protein MTSFRTSAVLAAGAMALAGCATVTNPNPADPIEGFNRSMYSFNDTLDKTVMTPVAKGYRFVVPEPARDMVTNFFSNIGDVYNFANNLLQLQVTAAVQDLMRLTINTVFGVGGLIDFASPAGLPKHSQDFGVTLGKWGLPDGPYLVLPLLGPSTVRDTVGMAGNMFIDPTSYIKPDWVSYTIYGVRLVNTRANLLDASNLLEAAALDPYSFTRDAYLARRKYLINGGASGNAALPNYDEEEGGAGAAVPGAASAAGAAGAAGAVGAGAQPMPAAAPHPASGVTAEPESPQGSPVPGRMVPGGLPFRR, from the coding sequence ATGACCAGCTTCCGAACTTCGGCCGTGCTGGCCGCCGGCGCCATGGCGCTGGCAGGTTGCGCCACTGTCACGAATCCGAACCCCGCCGATCCCATCGAAGGTTTCAACCGTTCGATGTACTCGTTCAACGACACGCTCGACAAGACGGTCATGACCCCGGTGGCCAAGGGCTACCGTTTCGTGGTGCCGGAACCGGCGCGCGACATGGTCACGAACTTCTTCTCGAACATCGGCGACGTGTACAACTTCGCCAACAACCTCCTGCAGCTGCAAGTCACGGCGGCCGTGCAGGATCTGATGCGCCTGACGATCAACACGGTGTTCGGCGTGGGCGGTCTGATCGACTTCGCGTCGCCGGCCGGATTGCCGAAGCACAGCCAGGATTTTGGCGTCACGCTCGGCAAGTGGGGCTTGCCCGACGGTCCGTACCTCGTGCTGCCGCTGCTCGGGCCGAGTACCGTGCGCGATACGGTCGGCATGGCGGGCAATATGTTCATCGACCCGACCTCGTACATCAAGCCTGACTGGGTCAGCTACACCATCTACGGCGTGCGTCTCGTGAATACGCGCGCGAACCTGCTCGACGCCTCGAACCTGCTCGAAGCGGCCGCGCTCGATCCGTATTCGTTCACGCGCGACGCCTATCTGGCGCGTCGCAAATATCTGATCAACGGCGGCGCCTCGGGCAATGCCGCGCTGCCGAACTACGACGAAGAGGAAGGCGGCGCCGGTGCTGCCGTCCCGGGCGCGGCAAGTGCGGCAGGGGCAGCAGGGGCGGCAGGGGCGGTGGGCGCCGGCGCTCAGCCGATGCCGGCTGCGGCACCCCATCCGGCGTCGGGCGTGACGGCCGAGCCGGAGAGCCCGCAAGGGTCGCCCGTGCCGGGCAGGATGGTGCCGGGCGGTCTGCCGTTCCGTCGCTGA
- a CDS encoding MlaC/ttg2D family ABC transporter substrate-binding protein, whose amino-acid sequence MKKFWLIPVMAFMTYTAAGSAMAQAQAPDVLVKQTVTEVMSAAKSDPNIQKGDLNSITRLVEQKIMPHADFTRTTQLATGRAWRDATPQQRQQLTEQFKQLLLRTYAGAIAQIRDQQVNYKPFRAQPGDTDVVVYTDVVNNGQPVELDYRLYKTASGEWKLYDLNVLGAWLVQTYRNQFAEKVNASGIDGLIKFLTERNQQLAGGK is encoded by the coding sequence ATGAAGAAGTTCTGGCTCATTCCCGTCATGGCATTCATGACGTATACCGCCGCGGGTTCGGCGATGGCGCAGGCGCAAGCTCCGGATGTGCTGGTCAAGCAGACGGTCACGGAAGTGATGTCGGCCGCCAAGAGCGATCCGAATATCCAGAAGGGCGATCTGAACAGCATCACGCGTCTGGTCGAGCAGAAGATCATGCCGCACGCCGACTTCACGCGCACCACGCAACTGGCCACCGGCAGGGCATGGCGCGACGCCACGCCGCAACAGCGCCAGCAGCTCACCGAGCAGTTCAAGCAACTGCTGCTGCGCACGTACGCCGGCGCCATCGCCCAGATTCGCGATCAGCAGGTCAACTACAAGCCGTTCCGCGCCCAGCCGGGCGATACCGACGTGGTCGTGTACACCGACGTGGTGAACAACGGTCAGCCCGTCGAACTCGACTACCGTCTCTACAAGACGGCCAGCGGCGAGTGGAAGCTGTATGACCTGAACGTGCTGGGCGCCTGGCTGGTGCAGACGTATCGCAACCAGTTCGCGGAAAAGGTCAACGCGTCGGGGATCGACGGTCTGATCAAGTTCCTGACCGAGCGCAACCAGCAACTCGCAGGCGGCAAGTAA
- a CDS encoding STAS domain-containing protein, giving the protein MLALQTDLTHDTAGDVLAQAIDRIDAGETQIDCAGLTHFDSSALAVLLALRRHASRRGATLAFTNLPTGLASLALVYGVDHLLSS; this is encoded by the coding sequence ATGCTCGCGTTGCAGACCGATCTCACTCACGACACCGCCGGCGACGTTCTCGCGCAGGCCATCGACCGCATCGACGCTGGCGAAACCCAGATCGATTGCGCGGGGCTCACGCACTTCGACTCGTCGGCGCTCGCCGTGCTGCTGGCCTTGCGCCGCCACGCGAGCCGGCGGGGGGCGACGTTGGCGTTCACTAACTTGCCGACGGGACTCGCCAGCCTGGCGCTGGTGTACGGCGTCGACCATCTGCTCTCGAGCTGA
- a CDS encoding ABC transporter ATP-binding protein, translated as MAAIEIRNVKKRYQALQALKGVSFSIEEGEFFGLLGPNGAGKTTLISILAGLARADSGNISVLGHDVVRDYRNARRKLGVVPQELVFDPFFSVRETLRIQSGYFGLKRNDDWIDEVMANLDLTDKADANMRQLSGGMKRRVLVAQALVHRPPVIVLDEPTAGVDVELRQTLWKFISRLNREGHTIVLTTHYLEEAETLCDRIAMLKRGEVVALERTASLLQRFAGTRLVLRFRQGTLPDELRPLLVDGQDTGGHQFALRLSGCDEVESILATCRAAGGIVEDIDIQKADLEDVFVQIMSGSRAQEVAA; from the coding sequence ATGGCCGCCATCGAAATCCGTAACGTCAAAAAACGCTATCAGGCGTTGCAGGCGCTCAAGGGCGTCAGCTTTTCGATCGAAGAAGGCGAATTCTTCGGTCTGCTCGGTCCCAACGGCGCCGGCAAGACCACGCTGATCAGCATTCTCGCGGGCCTCGCCCGCGCGGATTCCGGCAATATCAGCGTGCTTGGCCACGACGTGGTGCGCGACTACCGCAACGCCCGTCGCAAACTCGGCGTGGTACCGCAGGAGCTCGTCTTCGATCCGTTTTTCTCCGTGCGCGAGACGCTGCGTATCCAGTCCGGCTACTTCGGGCTCAAGCGCAACGACGACTGGATCGACGAAGTGATGGCCAATCTCGATCTGACCGACAAGGCCGACGCCAACATGCGCCAACTGTCCGGCGGCATGAAGCGCCGCGTGCTGGTGGCGCAGGCGCTCGTGCACCGTCCACCGGTGATCGTGCTCGACGAGCCGACCGCCGGGGTCGACGTCGAGTTGCGTCAGACGCTCTGGAAGTTCATTTCGCGCCTGAACCGCGAAGGGCACACCATCGTGCTTACCACGCACTATCTCGAAGAAGCGGAAACGCTGTGCGATCGCATCGCCATGCTCAAGCGCGGCGAAGTGGTGGCGCTCGAGCGTACGGCGTCGCTGCTGCAGCGCTTCGCGGGCACGCGTCTCGTGCTGCGCTTCAGGCAGGGCACGCTGCCGGACGAATTGCGCCCGCTGCTGGTGGACGGGCAGGACACCGGCGGGCACCAGTTCGCGCTGCGCCTGTCCGGCTGCGACGAAGTGGAATCGATTCTCGCCACCTGCCGGGCGGCGGGCGGCATCGTCGAGGACATCGACATCCAGAAGGCCGACCTCGAGGACGTATTCGTGCAGATCATGTCGGGCTCGCGTGCGCAGGAGGTGGCGGCATGA
- a CDS encoding ABC transporter permease yields MIGFRTLLYKEVLRFWKVSFQTVAAPVLTALLYLMIFGHVLEDRVKVYDQITYTSFLVPGLVMMSVLQNAFANSSSSLIQSKITGNLVFVLLPPLSHWEMYGAYVLAAVVRGLCVGLGVFLVTVAFTHLSFAAPLWIIGFAFLGAAILGTLGLIAGIWAEKFDQLAAFQNFLIMPATFLAGVFYSIHSLPPVWQAVSHFNPFFYMIDGFRYGFFGVSDVAPQTSLAVVGATFLILATVALGLLRRGYKLRH; encoded by the coding sequence ATGATCGGCTTTCGCACGCTGTTGTACAAGGAAGTGCTGCGCTTCTGGAAGGTGAGCTTCCAGACCGTGGCCGCACCGGTGCTCACCGCGCTGCTCTACCTGATGATCTTCGGCCATGTGCTCGAAGACCGGGTGAAGGTCTACGACCAGATCACTTATACGTCCTTCCTCGTGCCCGGGCTGGTGATGATGAGCGTGTTGCAGAACGCTTTCGCGAACAGCTCCTCGTCGCTGATCCAGTCGAAGATCACGGGCAACCTCGTGTTCGTGCTGCTGCCGCCGCTTTCGCACTGGGAGATGTATGGGGCCTACGTGCTCGCCGCGGTGGTGCGCGGCCTGTGCGTGGGGCTCGGCGTGTTCCTCGTGACGGTGGCTTTCACGCATCTGTCGTTTGCCGCACCGCTGTGGATCATCGGTTTCGCGTTCCTCGGCGCGGCCATTCTGGGCACGCTGGGCCTGATTGCGGGCATCTGGGCGGAGAAATTCGACCAGCTCGCGGCGTTCCAGAACTTCCTCATCATGCCGGCGACGTTCCTCGCGGGCGTGTTTTACTCGATTCACTCGCTGCCGCCGGTGTGGCAGGCTGTGTCGCATTTCAATCCGTTCTTCTACATGATCGACGGATTCCGCTACGGTTTCTTCGGCGTGTCGGACGTGGCGCCGCAGACCAGCCTCGCCGTCGTTGGCGCGACGTTCCTGATACTCGCAACCGTGGCGCTGGGTCTGCTGCGCCGCGGCTACAAACTGCGTCACTGA
- a CDS encoding BolA family protein: MLPTPEQIKQYIEAGLACDHVAVEGDGQHFFATIVSAQFEGKRLIARHQLVYAALGDRMKAEIHALSMKTLTPAEYQAQ; this comes from the coding sequence ATGCTGCCTACCCCAGAACAAATCAAACAGTACATCGAAGCCGGCCTGGCTTGCGATCACGTGGCCGTCGAAGGTGACGGCCAGCACTTCTTCGCGACCATCGTGAGCGCGCAGTTCGAAGGCAAGCGCCTCATTGCGCGCCATCAGCTCGTGTACGCCGCGCTGGGCGACCGCATGAAGGCGGAAATCCACGCATTGTCGATGAAGACCCTCACGCCGGCGGAGTATCAGGCGCAATGA